A stretch of DNA from Gasterosteus aculeatus chromosome 7, fGasAcu3.hap1.1, whole genome shotgun sequence:
CATGTGCAAAGGCTTTCTGTCCTCTCCTGTAACATTTTGTGTAAGTACAGTAGGTACAGTCTTGTTAATAAAGACGACGTTTCACTGCATGACTTCAGCAACTTGGCACAATTGGTTCATAGTTGATGATAAgcttttgtgttattttgtttttttcagagggACAAAAATAAAGGATAACAACAAGTATCTGGATTCTCTGGTGGCAATGGAAAAAAGGtacattatacattttatattcaaTAAAAGTGTTCCACAACTTTGCCAAGGTAGAGTAAAGAGTAAAGTAAAGGATGCAATTCCACCTTTTCAGTTAAAAGCAGCATTATTTTGTCCGATTTCTCTCTTTGTCAGTTTCATTGCACAGGACCTCATTTCAAACAAACTAACAAATACACATGTACACTCACAACTGTTCCCATGGAAACGGGCCGGCTGAGGATATAAAGAAATAGGGAGTTCCAGGAGGGTAGTTTCTACTTTGGGTACTATGTTTTTGACGGGGGAAATTGATTTCCTAATTGAATGTGTTTGAGAAGGAAGCAGCTGGAGAGGAATTCAGATGATAGATATGTGAATGCGAAAGATGGAGGAGCCTCCAGGGCTTTCTCTTTGCAGTGGAAACCCTGCAGGCATTTCTTTATTGTAAAGGCAATCTTTGAAGACCAAAGAGAGagtgaggaaagagggaggtCAGTATAAAGGCTGGTACATGAATGTTTTTGCACTTAACTATGATTTCCCCGCGCTTCAATATTTTCTCCTATCCACTTTTTCCCCAACCTCATTTCCAAACTGCAGCTCGAATCAGAACGACTCCTCAGCCACTGTTGGCAAAGTTAGAGACTTAGCTTCTTTCCGCAGGCACTTCCGGATGGGTTTCATGACCATGCCGGCCTCCCAGGACCTGTCTCCTCACTCTTGTGCCTCCGCCATGGCGCCGCGCTCGCAGTCCTGCCACGCTGTAGGTGCTGGGGATACAAGTCTGGAAAATGGAGATTACCCCGACGCCCAATCCCAACACTGTGGCCGCTGCCCGCCGACCAAACCCAAGCGTCACCCCAGCACTCGCCTCAGCTCTTCTGACGGCAGAGGACTCCTTGACATGCCGCCGCTTCTCGCGTCCTCTCACTCACAGACCAAACACTCGGAGAAGAAAAACGGTAAGCAGTGTGTTTTCAGTTGCATTTTTTCCCATTGAAaaacatcttctttttttttttcagtcatcATTTCAATTTCTCCTACAGCCATGAAGAAGTCGGACTCCGGAGAGATCGGAGGAAAGAAGGTGCCTCCTTTGAAGCCCAAGAGGAGTCCCAGCACCCAGCTTACCTTTGATTCCCTCCCTCCACGCGTGCCTCATTCTGCCACACCCTTGCCTTTCCAGGCAGCAGACTCTCAGATTCAGAAAAGGGACGGGGAGGACGAGCCGGTCTATATAGAGATGGTGGGCCAAGTGTTCACTAGAGAGAGCCAGACAGCCACCCCCCACCCTGTCACACCGGTGGCTACCACGCCCGACTCTGACTCAGACCAGAGTGAAGCCATCTATGAGGAGATGAAATACCCACAGCAAGAGAACAGAGAGTCCCAGAGACACCTCCCTCACAAACATGAGAAACTGAAAACCTCCAAACACTTCCAtgtcaccccctcctcctcgagcagctcctcctctctgccgcggccctcctcttcctctccttcctacTCCAAATCCAAAGCCACCGTGTCAATATCCCATTCGTCTCCTCTGCCTTCATCTGCGTCCTCTACCCCCGTTCTCCAGGTCCTCTCCACCAGTCCGCACACTCCACGAGCTCCTACTCCATACCTGCTGCAAGGGACTAAATCCGAGTCCGAGTCCAACACCAAGATCCCGGCCCCTTTCCCCAATCTTCTACAACACCGGCCCCCGCTGCTCGCCTTCCCACAGCCGGCAGCCGCCTCCAGCGGGGTCGGGGTGCAAAACAAGTCTGCGTCTGCTAAAATGGGAACTCAGACATCGAGCGTGACAACTCAagccagcacctcctcctcaaCTTGTTCCAACGTTCCCTCGTCGCTGTCGGGCTCCAAGGAGTCAGGAGGAAGTTCGTCCCAGCAGGACAAAAACAGCAGGGACGCCCAGTGGGGCCCCGCTCCCGGACTGAGGGCCAGGAGCCACTCCACACCTTTGCCGCCTTCCTCCAAATCCACCTCCCCTTtctcccatcaccaccaccaccacccgcaccACCGGCCCTCGCACTACCACCACTATCGCAAGCCAGAGAGAGGGGACTCTCCTGCTCCCCTAAAGAGCAGTTCTCAGAACCAGGCTACCGTCCAGACCCAAACCTCAAGTACAGGCAGGGAGGGCAAGTCTGTGAGCTTCCTCTTGAAGTCCGACAAAGGAGAGAGGGATAAGGACAGAGACaaggacagggacagggacCGAGACAAAGATAGGGACCGGGACAGAGATAGGGATAGGGGTAGAGACAGGGACAGGGAgaaagacagggacagagatAGGGACAAGGACAGGGAAAGGGACAGAGAAAGGGATCGGGACAGGGACGGAGGGCCGTACTCCTTACAGTTG
This window harbors:
- the nyap1 gene encoding neuronal tyrosine-phosphorylated phosphoinositide-3-kinase adapter 1 isoform X1, which gives rise to MSSGSAQDVAVEHFLRDIERRSKRLHCAVIGCEEERPRSDMNLLYRKSRLDWRQRDQEGSKKRGTKIKDNNKYLDSLVAMEKSSNQNDSSATVGKVRDLASFRRHFRMGFMTMPASQDLSPHSCASAMAPRSQSCHAVGAGDTSLENGDYPDAQSQHCGRCPPTKPKRHPSTRLSSSDGRGLLDMPPLLASSHSQTKHSEKKNAMKKSDSGEIGGKKVPPLKPKRSPSTQLTFDSLPPRVPHSATPLPFQAADSQIQKRDGEDEPVYIEMVGQVFTRESQTATPHPVTPVATTPDSDSDQSEAIYEEMKYPQQENRESQRHLPHKHEKLKTSKHFHVTPSSSSSSSSLPRPSSSSPSYSKSKATVSISHSSPLPSSASSTPVLQVLSTSPHTPRAPTPYLLQGTKSESESNTKIPAPFPNLLQHRPPLLAFPQPAAASSGVGVQNKSASAKMGTQTSSVTTQASTSSSTCSNVPSSLSGSKESGGSSSQQDKNSRDAQWGPAPGLRARSHSTPLPPSSKSTSPFSHHHHHHPHHRPSHYHHYRKPERGDSPAPLKSSSQNQATVQTQTSSTGREGKSVSFLLKSDKGERDKDRDKDRDRDRDKDRDRDRDRDRGRDRDREKDRDRDRDKDRERDRERDRDRDGGPYSLQLDHAPSTSKSSTSSTPTPLSSSQRPHSRPHLRSHTPHGLPAYKPPSSDSPLLWTYPSGGFRRPPAYESLRGSSQTPSLQQPSSLTGVGEGSIKSNGGSSSLHSKVGFMPWDDCASLAADEGSYWPMQRKLSFSHGSRETEKDEGRAWNGSADALLRVDKEDLGMGSRGGHSGIPVHFSSATSRALGLSESVAGVDSSPGFRALPRVGLPLPCQTFPACRNGEVGRLGRSSSAAGVRQVGGGDVQRQSSLPVREALNQLHGLAQPQVPCSPSSPSVSRQQQQLQLHQQQLQLKQQLQQLQQQHHLQLQFQQLAQLAQGQPPVSGGTTLSATQSQRDGKLLEVIERKRCLCKEIKAHRRPDKSLCKQDSMPILPSWRRTPEPRKTGTPPCQRPQAVVWDTAI
- the nyap1 gene encoding neuronal tyrosine-phosphorylated phosphoinositide-3-kinase adapter 1 isoform X3, with the protein product MSSGSAQDVAVEHFLRDIERRSKRLHCAVIGCEEERPRSDMNLLYRKSRLDWRQRDQEGSKKRGTKIKDNNKYLDSLVAMEKSSNQNDSSATVGKVRDLASFRRHFRMGFMTMPASQDLSPHSCASAMAPRSQSCHAVGAGDTSLENGDYPDAQSQHCGRCPPTKPKRHPSTRLSSSDGRGLLDMPPLLASSHSQTKHSEKKNAMKKSDSGEIGGKKVPPLKPKRSPSTQLTFDSLPPRVPHSATPLPFQAADSQIQKRDGEDEPVYIEMVGQVFTRESQTATPHPVTPVATTPDSDSDQSEAIYEEMKYPQQENRESQRHLPHKHEKLKTSKHFHVTPSSSSSSSSLPRPSSSSPSYSKSKATVSISHSSPLPSSASSTPVLQVLSTSPHTPRAPTPYLLQGTKSESESNTKIPAPFPNLLQHRPPLLAFPQPAAASSGVGVQNKSASAKMGTQTSSVTTQASTSSSTCSNVPSSLSGSKESGGSSSQQDKNSRDAQWGPAPGLRARSHSTPLPPSSKSTSPFSHHHHHHPHHRPSHYHHYRKPERGDSPAPLKSSSQNQATVQTQTSSTGREGKSVSFLLKSDKGERDKDRDKDRDRDRDKDRDRDRDRDRGRDRDREKDRDRDRDKDRERDRERDRDRDGGPYSLQLDHAPSTSKSSTSSTPTPLSSSQRPHSRPHLRSHTPHGLPAYKPPSSDSPLLWTYPSGGFRRPPAYESLRGSSQTPSLQQPSSLTGVGEGSIKSNGGSSSLHSKVGFMPWDDCASLAADEGSYWPMQRKLSFSHGSRETEKDEGRAWNGSADALLRVDKEDLGMGSRGGHSGIPVHFSSATSRALGLSESVAGVDSSPGFRALPRVGLPLPCQTFPACRNGEVGRLGRSSSAAGVRQLHGLAQPQVPCSPSSPSVSRQQQQLQLHQQQLQLKQQLQQLQQQHHLQLQFQQLAQLAQGQPPVSGGTTLSATQSQRDGKLLEVIERKRCLCKEIKAHRRPDKSLCKQDSMPILPSWRRTPEPRKTGTPPCQRPQAVVWDTAI
- the nyap1 gene encoding neuronal tyrosine-phosphorylated phosphoinositide-3-kinase adapter 1 isoform X2 → MSSGSAQDVAVEHFLRDIERRSKRLHCAVIGCEEERPRSDMNLLYRKSRLDWRQRDQEGSKKRGTKIKDNNKYLDSLVAMEKSSNQNDSSATVGKVRDLASFRRHFRMGFMTMPASQDLSPHSCASAMAPRSQSCHAVGAGDTSLENGDYPDAQSQHCGRCPPTKPKRHPSTRLSSSDGRGLLDMPPLLASSHSQTKHSEKKNAMKKSDSGEIGGKKVPPLKPKRSPSTQLTFDSLPPRVPHSATPLPFQAADSQIQKRDGEDEPVYIEMVGQVFTRESQTATPHPVTPVATTPDSDSDQSEAIYEEMKYPQQENRESQRHLPHKHEKLKTSKHFHVTPSSSSSSSSLPRPSSSSPSYSKSKATVSISHSSPLPSSASSTPVLQVLSTSPHTPRAPTPYLLQGTKSESESNTKIPAPFPNLLQHRPPLLAFPQPAAASSGVGVQNKSASAKMGTQTSSVTTQASTSSSTCSNVPSSLSGSKESGGSSSQQDKNSRDAQWGPAPGLRARSHSTPLPPSSKSTSPFSHHHHHHPHHRPSHYHHYRKPERGDSPAPLKSSSQNQATVQTQTSSTGREGKSVSFLLKSDKGERDKDRDKDRDRDRDKDRDRDRDRDRGRDRDREKDRDRDRDKDRERDRERDRDRDGGPYSLQLDHAPSTSKSSTSSTPTPLSSSQRPHSRPHLRSHTPHGLPAYKPPSSDSPLLWTYPSGGFRRPPAYESLRGSSQTPSLQQPSSLTGVGEGSIKSNGGSSSLHSKVGFMPWDDCASLAADEGSYWPMQRKLSFSHGSRETEKDEGRAWNGSADALLRVDKEDLGMGSRGGHSGIPVHFSSATSRALGLSESVAGVDSSPGFRALPRVGLPLPCQTFPACRNGVGRLGRSSSAAGVRQVGGGDVQRQSSLPVREALNQLHGLAQPQVPCSPSSPSVSRQQQQLQLHQQQLQLKQQLQQLQQQHHLQLQFQQLAQLAQGQPPVSGGTTLSATQSQRDGKLLEVIERKRCLCKEIKAHRRPDKSLCKQDSMPILPSWRRTPEPRKTGTPPCQRPQAVVWDTAI
- the nyap1 gene encoding neuronal tyrosine-phosphorylated phosphoinositide-3-kinase adapter 1 isoform X4, whose translation is MSSGSAQDVAVEHFLRDIERRSKRLHCAVIGCEEERPRSDMNLLYRKSRLDWRQRDQEGSKKRGTKIKDNNKYLDSLVAMEKRHFRMGFMTMPASQDLSPHSCASAMAPRSQSCHAVGAGDTSLENGDYPDAQSQHCGRCPPTKPKRHPSTRLSSSDGRGLLDMPPLLASSHSQTKHSEKKNAMKKSDSGEIGGKKVPPLKPKRSPSTQLTFDSLPPRVPHSATPLPFQAADSQIQKRDGEDEPVYIEMVGQVFTRESQTATPHPVTPVATTPDSDSDQSEAIYEEMKYPQQENRESQRHLPHKHEKLKTSKHFHVTPSSSSSSSSLPRPSSSSPSYSKSKATVSISHSSPLPSSASSTPVLQVLSTSPHTPRAPTPYLLQGTKSESESNTKIPAPFPNLLQHRPPLLAFPQPAAASSGVGVQNKSASAKMGTQTSSVTTQASTSSSTCSNVPSSLSGSKESGGSSSQQDKNSRDAQWGPAPGLRARSHSTPLPPSSKSTSPFSHHHHHHPHHRPSHYHHYRKPERGDSPAPLKSSSQNQATVQTQTSSTGREGKSVSFLLKSDKGERDKDRDKDRDRDRDKDRDRDRDRDRGRDRDREKDRDRDRDKDRERDRERDRDRDGGPYSLQLDHAPSTSKSSTSSTPTPLSSSQRPHSRPHLRSHTPHGLPAYKPPSSDSPLLWTYPSGGFRRPPAYESLRGSSQTPSLQQPSSLTGVGEGSIKSNGGSSSLHSKVGFMPWDDCASLAADEGSYWPMQRKLSFSHGSRETEKDEGRAWNGSADALLRVDKEDLGMGSRGGHSGIPVHFSSATSRALGLSESVAGVDSSPGFRALPRVGLPLPCQTFPACRNGEVGRLGRSSSAAGVRQVGGGDVQRQSSLPVREALNQLHGLAQPQVPCSPSSPSVSRQQQQLQLHQQQLQLKQQLQQLQQQHHLQLQFQQLAQLAQGQPPVSGGTTLSATQSQRDGKLLEVIERKRCLCKEIKAHRRPDKSLCKQDSMPILPSWRRTPEPRKTGTPPCQRPQAVVWDTAI
- the nyap1 gene encoding neuronal tyrosine-phosphorylated phosphoinositide-3-kinase adapter 1 isoform X5; its protein translation is MSSGSAQDVAVEHFLRDIERRSKRLHCAVIGCEEERPRSDMNLLYRKSRLDWRQRDQEGSKKRGTKIKDNNKYLDSLVAMEKSSNQNDSSATVGKVRDLASFRRHFRMGFMTMPASQDLSPHSCASAMAPRSQSCHAVGAGDTSLENGDYPDAQSQHCGRCPPTKPKRHPSTRLSSSDGRGLLDMPPLLASSHSQTKHSEKKNAMKKSDSGEIGGKKVPPLKPKRSPSTQLTFDSLPPRVPHSATPLPFQAADSQIQKRDGEDEPVYIEMVGQVFTRESQTATPHPVTPVATTPDSDSDQSEAIYEEMKYPQQENRESQRHLPHKHEKLKTSKHFHVTPSSSSSSSSLPRPSSSSPSYSKSKATVSISHSSPLPSSASSTPVLQVLSTSPHTPRAPTPYLLQGTKSESESNTKIPAPFPNLLQHRPPLLAFPQPAAASSGVGVQNKSASAKMGTQTSSVTTQASTSSSTCSNVPSSLSGSKESGGSSSQQDKNSRDAQWGPAPGLRARSHSTPLPPSSKSTSPFSHHHHHHPHHRPSHYHHYRKPERGDSPAPLKSSSQNQATVQTQTSSTGREGKSVSFLLKSDKGERDKDRDKDRDRDRDKDRDRDRDRDRGRDRDREKDRDRDRDKDRERDRERDRDRDGGPYSLQLDHAPSTSKSSTSSTPTPLSSSQRPHSRPHLRSHTPHGLPAYKPPSSDSPLLWTYPSGGFRRPPAYESLRGSSQTPSLQQPSSLTGVGEGSIKSNGGSSSLHSKVGFMPWDDCASLAADEGSYWPMQRKLSFSHGSRETEKDEGRAWNGSADALLRVDKEDLGMGSRGGHSGIPVHFSSATSRALGLSESVAGVDSSPGFRALPRVGLPLPCQTFPACRNGVGRLGRSSSAAGVRQLHGLAQPQVPCSPSSPSVSRQQQQLQLHQQQLQLKQQLQQLQQQHHLQLQFQQLAQLAQGQPPVSGGTTLSATQSQRDGKLLEVIERKRCLCKEIKAHRRPDKSLCKQDSMPILPSWRRTPEPRKTGTPPCQRPQAVVWDTAI